A genome region from Streptomyces antimycoticus includes the following:
- a CDS encoding class I SAM-dependent methyltransferase, with product MSRTSDAPRTPAKPSRAETVAALRPRYQADLARGTGRFFEPRRTDCPWCGSTRLKRRLRTRDRYQSKPGRFALDACADCRHVFQNPRLNGDGLEFYYRDFYDGMGEIELGNLFAGRDKVYRRRAMFQDPSAEPPKTWLDVGTGHGHFPAVARTVFPGTRFDGLDFTDGVDLAERTGRIDRGIRGSFPELAEERLAGGYDVVSMFHYLEHSTDPRDELRAARRALRPGGHLLIEVPDPECWFARLLGRFWLPWLQPQHLHFLPVANLRKELDALGFTVIAEEHREPSDTVDLLGAVWLSVNAVIPPDDAPSLPRPPGRARWLLRCALLLAAVPALILATTLDRLLLKPLAGRGKISNAYRVVARCDAPARPGPR from the coding sequence ATGAGCCGCACGTCCGACGCACCACGTACGCCCGCGAAGCCGTCGCGCGCCGAGACCGTCGCAGCGCTGCGCCCCCGCTATCAGGCCGATCTGGCGCGGGGCACCGGGCGGTTCTTCGAGCCGCGCCGTACCGACTGTCCGTGGTGCGGTTCGACGCGGCTGAAGCGGCGGCTGCGCACCAGGGACCGCTACCAGAGCAAGCCGGGCCGCTTCGCGCTCGACGCGTGTGCCGACTGCCGCCACGTGTTCCAGAATCCCAGGCTGAACGGCGACGGCCTGGAGTTCTACTACCGCGACTTCTACGACGGGATGGGGGAGATCGAACTCGGCAACCTCTTCGCCGGGCGGGACAAGGTCTACCGGAGGCGCGCGATGTTCCAGGACCCCTCCGCCGAGCCCCCGAAGACCTGGCTCGATGTCGGCACCGGACATGGCCACTTCCCCGCGGTGGCCCGTACCGTCTTCCCCGGCACCCGCTTCGACGGACTGGACTTCACCGACGGCGTCGACCTGGCCGAGCGGACGGGGCGCATAGACCGGGGCATCCGTGGCAGCTTCCCCGAGCTGGCAGAAGAGCGCCTGGCCGGGGGCTACGACGTGGTGAGCATGTTCCACTATCTGGAGCACAGCACCGATCCCCGCGACGAACTCCGCGCGGCCCGGCGGGCGCTGCGCCCCGGTGGCCATCTGCTGATCGAGGTACCCGATCCGGAGTGCTGGTTCGCCCGGCTCCTCGGCCGCTTCTGGCTGCCCTGGCTCCAGCCCCAGCATCTGCACTTCCTGCCGGTGGCGAACCTCCGGAAGGAACTGGACGCGCTCGGCTTCACCGTCATCGCCGAGGAGCACCGCGAACCGTCCGACACGGTCGATCTGCTGGGCGCCGTATGGCTGTCCGTGAACGCGGTCATCCCGCCCGATGACGCCCCTTCGCTGCCGCGACCGCCCGGCCGGGCGCGCTGGCTGCTGCGCTGTGCGCTGCTGCTCGCGGCCGTTCCCGCGCTGATCCTCGCGACCACCTTGGACCGGCTGCTGCTCAAGCCGCTGGCGGGGCGGGGGAAAATATCCAACGCCTATCGGGTGGTGGCCCGGTGCGATGCCCCGGC
- a CDS encoding alpha/beta fold hydrolase, producing the protein MAMIDTSRDTCDGAGGGTDSGTCDDADPVTDHDGPDTGPDGVRLHVQRLSPPDGRPPTATAVLIHGLLTDSLASWYFTVAPDLAAAGLEVVMYDQRGHGRSERPGSGYRLDTFVTDLERLLDRLDITGPVHLVGNCFGGTVAFAYAMRHPERVAGIAVIEAKPATESWLTEISGILRRVVAELVVHEAESLAWVSAHRGAHTARLARSAARLVRTTTIAEDVPESRVVSEEQVGAVRCPVLAVYGADSELASQERWLESVLPGTRTVVLPGQGHSVLAEAPTRIRELLLSWIHGCEPGTGATAADAALGAREADAS; encoded by the coding sequence ATGGCGATGATCGACACCAGCCGCGACACCTGCGACGGCGCGGGCGGCGGCACAGACAGCGGTACGTGCGACGACGCGGACCCCGTCACGGACCACGACGGTCCGGATACCGGGCCGGACGGCGTCCGACTGCATGTCCAGCGGCTGTCCCCGCCCGATGGCCGTCCGCCCACCGCCACCGCCGTGCTCATCCACGGTCTGCTCACCGATTCCCTCGCCAGCTGGTACTTCACGGTGGCCCCGGACCTCGCCGCCGCCGGGCTGGAGGTGGTGATGTACGACCAGCGGGGACACGGCCGCAGCGAGCGCCCCGGCTCCGGCTACCGGCTGGACACGTTCGTCACCGATCTGGAGCGGCTGCTCGACCGGCTGGACATCACCGGGCCGGTCCATCTGGTGGGCAACTGCTTCGGCGGAACGGTGGCGTTCGCCTACGCCATGCGCCATCCGGAGCGGGTGGCGGGGATCGCGGTGATCGAGGCGAAGCCCGCCACCGAGAGCTGGCTGACCGAGATCAGCGGCATCCTCCGGCGCGTCGTCGCCGAACTGGTCGTCCATGAGGCCGAGTCGCTGGCCTGGGTCAGCGCCCACCGGGGCGCCCACACCGCACGGCTGGCCAGGTCGGCCGCCCGCCTGGTCCGTACGACCACCATCGCCGAGGACGTACCGGAGAGCCGGGTGGTGAGCGAGGAGCAGGTCGGCGCGGTGCGCTGCCCGGTGCTGGCCGTCTACGGCGCGGATTCCGAACTCGCCAGCCAGGAGCGGTGGTTGGAGTCGGTACTGCCCGGCACCCGGACCGTCGTCCTGCCGGGACAGGGGCATTCGGTCCTCGCCGAGGCGCCCACGCGCATCCGCGAACTGCTGCTGTCCTGGATCCACGGGTGCGAACCGGGCACCGGCGCCACGGCGGCGGATGCGGCCCTGGGGGCCCGGGAGGCCGATGCCTCATGA
- a CDS encoding acyl carrier protein: protein MTTVNQTVSAPPADAPAVLAEISGMLRTMLDEYGLDDIEVTMETRFTEDLELESIDLVALAGSLEARYGRQVNFAEFVAGLELDEIIDLAVGQLVEYVVRCLRAAGES from the coding sequence GTGACCACCGTCAATCAGACCGTCTCGGCACCCCCCGCCGACGCACCGGCCGTGCTCGCGGAGATATCCGGGATGCTCCGGACGATGCTCGACGAATACGGCCTCGACGATATCGAGGTCACCATGGAGACCCGCTTCACCGAGGATCTGGAGCTGGAGAGCATCGACCTGGTGGCGCTGGCCGGCAGCCTGGAGGCCCGGTACGGCAGACAGGTCAACTTCGCCGAGTTCGTGGCGGGCCTGGAGCTCGACGAGATCATCGACCTCGCGGTGGGGCAGCTCGTCGAGTATGTCGTGCGGTGCCTCAGGGCGGCCGGGGAGAGCTGA
- a CDS encoding type I polyketide synthase: MSVTDEQAHRQPPVAIVGMSVLLPGSPDLDAYWRNLVGGVDAISDVPAGRWDAGFYAPEGGGDTPAAPDRVYCRRGGFVDEFARIEAARFGIMPNSVSGTEPDQLIALGVAAAAIADAGGEDRLPARQRVGVVLGRGGYLTPGLVRLDQRVRTAHQLVRTLGELLPDLEPGQLDLVRAAFTERLGPDKPEAAIGLVPNLAASRIANRLDLRGPAYTVDAACASSLVAVDQAVGELASGRCDVMLAGGVHHCHDITLWSVFSQLRALSPSQRIRPFHRAADGLLIGEGTGVVVLKRLADALRDGDRVYAVIRGTGVASDGRATGLVNPDPGGQTRAVRQAWRAAGLDPREPGAIGLLEAHGTATPAGDTAELTTLAAVFGPGGIPGETAVIGSVKSMIGHTMPAAGVAGLVKAALAVHHGRLLPTLHCDDPHPALAATRFSVLGAAEPWEAPVRRAAVNAFGFGGINAHVVLEQPPVPVAPHATTVVIEPERVLALAADTPERLAELLAADDATVRTTVTGRDARTRLGIVDPTAKRLALARRMVAKGRPWRGRNDIWFTPAPLLGAGPAARGMAARGKAATGKAATGKLAFVFPGLEAEFVPRVDGVAEYFGLSRPAGDRFGEAARVGDIGRHGVGVFGVGRLLDAALRRMGVVPDAVAGHSVGEWTALAVGGLYAGEEVDAFLDSFDPDALRVPGLAFAVLGAGAPRVLAELEARAGGRIVLSHDNAPSQSMVCGPRDDVEEFVRAMRAEGVIAQLLPFQSGFHTPMLAPYLDPIRAVTERFELLLPPRVPVWSGTTAAPYPATEAEVRELFLRHLLEPVRFRLLTEALYEAGFRAFVQVGTGQLGSLIGDTLHGRDHLVVAANSPHRDGVSQLRRVATALWTEGAEVDPTLSHEASRPTPTLPPVRLDLNGSLISLNEPRLSELRKVVGDRSSPGYRREVPPGRNGWAPSHPHPATANAAHGATPHPPAAPWTAELLALLDETATTATAVIAASRPPTPRTHDLRVSTEAMPYLHDHCFFPQRPGWPDESDRWPVVPATTIVQHLMDAAEHTAAEHTAAEHTAGGPVAVAVHGARFDQWVTAAPPSTVPVTATPTSAGHYTVTFGRSARATVEVAPHHPTTRPTPWPTDPATERTPDHTAQLVYAERWMFHGPAFQGLTALTAIGESHIRGTLTTPPAPGALLDNVGQLLGYWIMATRTERTVVFPVGMRLMRFFGPHPSPGTPVECLIRITSLTDTALEADAQLLIGGEVWAELSGWQDRRFDNHPDTRPVERFPQRNTLSRPQPGGWVLLHERWPDLASRDLIMRNHLGRAERTQYEHQPPRGRRQWLLGRIAAKDAVRRWLWDHGEGPVFPAEIGIRDDAQGRPYAIGVHGRTLPELALSLAHRAEAGVALVVPRAHGAPGPGIALEEVAHRDDHALAAAFGRAERDLLATATAGGRESRARWATTFRAAKEAVATAEGTALHNRPHALIIAEALPGADHPDAAPARLIVEVAATAPGQRPRRYQVHCSTIANPPGLPDRDYAVAWTTGPDHQEQDEESDQ, encoded by the coding sequence GTGAGCGTGACGGACGAGCAGGCGCACCGGCAGCCGCCGGTGGCCATCGTCGGCATGTCCGTGCTGCTGCCCGGCTCCCCGGACCTGGACGCCTACTGGCGCAACCTGGTCGGCGGCGTGGACGCCATCAGCGACGTCCCGGCCGGGCGGTGGGACGCCGGTTTCTATGCCCCGGAGGGCGGTGGCGACACGCCCGCGGCGCCCGACCGGGTGTACTGCCGGCGGGGCGGGTTCGTGGACGAGTTCGCCCGGATCGAGGCCGCGCGGTTCGGGATCATGCCGAACTCGGTGTCCGGCACCGAACCCGACCAGTTGATCGCCCTGGGCGTCGCGGCGGCGGCCATCGCCGACGCGGGCGGTGAGGACCGGCTCCCCGCCCGGCAGCGGGTGGGCGTGGTGCTGGGCCGGGGCGGCTATCTCACCCCCGGGCTGGTCCGGCTCGACCAGCGGGTGCGCACCGCCCACCAGCTCGTACGGACCCTCGGTGAGCTGCTGCCCGACCTCGAACCCGGCCAACTCGACCTCGTACGGGCCGCGTTCACCGAGCGGCTCGGCCCGGACAAGCCCGAGGCGGCCATCGGCCTGGTGCCCAACCTCGCCGCCTCGCGCATCGCCAACCGGCTCGATCTGCGCGGCCCCGCGTACACCGTGGACGCCGCCTGCGCCTCCTCGCTCGTCGCCGTCGACCAGGCGGTGGGGGAGCTGGCCTCGGGCCGATGCGATGTGATGCTCGCGGGCGGGGTGCACCACTGCCATGACATCACCCTGTGGAGCGTGTTCTCGCAGCTGCGCGCGCTCTCGCCGAGCCAGCGGATCCGGCCCTTCCACCGCGCGGCCGACGGCCTATTGATCGGCGAGGGCACCGGTGTGGTCGTCCTCAAGCGGCTCGCCGACGCACTCCGCGACGGCGACCGCGTCTACGCGGTGATCCGCGGCACCGGTGTGGCCTCCGACGGCCGCGCCACCGGTCTGGTCAACCCGGACCCGGGCGGACAGACCCGGGCCGTACGACAGGCGTGGCGGGCCGCGGGCCTCGATCCGCGCGAGCCGGGCGCCATCGGGCTGCTGGAGGCACACGGCACCGCGACGCCCGCCGGGGACACGGCCGAACTGACCACGCTGGCCGCAGTGTTCGGCCCCGGTGGCATCCCGGGTGAGACGGCTGTCATCGGCTCGGTGAAGTCGATGATCGGCCACACCATGCCCGCCGCCGGTGTCGCCGGTCTGGTGAAGGCCGCCCTCGCGGTCCACCACGGTCGGCTGCTGCCCACCCTGCACTGCGACGACCCCCATCCGGCGCTGGCGGCCACCCGCTTCTCGGTGCTCGGCGCGGCCGAGCCCTGGGAGGCGCCCGTACGGCGCGCCGCCGTGAACGCCTTCGGATTCGGCGGGATCAACGCCCATGTGGTGCTGGAGCAGCCGCCGGTGCCGGTGGCGCCGCACGCCACGACCGTCGTCATCGAACCAGAGCGGGTGCTGGCCCTGGCCGCAGACACCCCGGAGCGGCTGGCCGAGCTGCTGGCGGCGGACGACGCGACCGTACGGACGACGGTGACGGGGCGGGACGCCCGTACCCGGCTGGGCATCGTCGACCCCACCGCCAAACGGCTCGCGCTCGCGCGGCGCATGGTGGCCAAGGGCCGCCCCTGGCGTGGCCGCAACGACATCTGGTTCACCCCCGCGCCACTGCTCGGCGCGGGCCCGGCGGCCAGAGGGATGGCGGCCAGGGGGAAGGCGGCCACGGGGAAGGCTGCCACGGGAAAGCTCGCCTTCGTCTTCCCCGGCCTCGAAGCCGAGTTCGTCCCCCGCGTGGACGGCGTCGCCGAGTACTTCGGGCTCTCCCGCCCCGCCGGGGACCGCTTCGGCGAGGCGGCCCGCGTGGGCGACATCGGCCGCCATGGCGTAGGCGTCTTCGGCGTCGGCCGGCTGCTGGACGCGGCGCTGCGGCGGATGGGGGTCGTGCCGGACGCGGTGGCCGGGCACAGCGTGGGGGAGTGGACCGCGCTGGCCGTGGGCGGCCTCTACGCGGGCGAGGAGGTGGACGCCTTCCTCGATTCCTTCGACCCCGACGCGCTGCGGGTGCCCGGCCTGGCCTTCGCCGTCCTCGGCGCCGGTGCGCCACGGGTGCTCGCCGAGTTGGAGGCGCGGGCGGGCGGCCGGATCGTGCTCTCGCACGACAACGCGCCCAGCCAGTCGATGGTGTGCGGGCCGCGCGACGATGTCGAGGAGTTCGTCCGGGCCATGCGCGCCGAGGGCGTGATCGCGCAGCTCCTGCCCTTCCAGTCCGGTTTCCACACCCCGATGCTGGCGCCCTACCTCGACCCCATCCGGGCCGTGACGGAACGCTTCGAGCTGCTCCTGCCGCCGAGGGTCCCCGTCTGGTCCGGAACGACCGCCGCACCGTATCCGGCGACCGAGGCGGAGGTGCGCGAGCTGTTCCTCCGCCACCTGCTGGAGCCGGTGCGTTTCCGACTGCTGACCGAGGCCCTGTACGAGGCGGGATTCCGCGCGTTCGTCCAGGTCGGCACGGGCCAGCTGGGGTCGCTCATCGGCGATACGCTGCACGGCCGCGACCACCTGGTGGTGGCCGCCAACTCCCCCCACCGAGACGGCGTGTCCCAGCTCCGCCGTGTGGCCACGGCCTTGTGGACGGAGGGGGCGGAGGTGGACCCCACGCTGTCGCATGAAGCCTCGCGCCCCACACCCACGCTTCCTCCGGTACGGCTGGACCTGAACGGCTCGCTGATCTCGCTCAACGAGCCACGCCTGAGCGAGCTGCGCAAAGTGGTGGGCGATCGTTCCTCCCCCGGCTACCGCCGGGAGGTGCCCCCTGGGCGGAACGGGTGGGCACCATCCCACCCGCACCCGGCAACGGCGAACGCAGCCCACGGGGCGACCCCGCACCCGCCGGCCGCCCCGTGGACCGCCGAACTACTCGCCCTGCTCGACGAGACCGCCACCACCGCGACAGCGGTCATCGCGGCAAGTCGCCCACCGACCCCGCGCACCCACGATCTGCGGGTGTCCACCGAGGCCATGCCCTACCTCCATGACCACTGCTTCTTCCCCCAACGCCCCGGCTGGCCCGATGAGTCGGACCGCTGGCCCGTGGTCCCGGCCACCACGATCGTCCAGCACCTCATGGACGCGGCGGAGCACACAGCGGCGGAGCACACAGCGGCGGAGCACACGGCCGGAGGCCCCGTGGCCGTCGCCGTCCACGGCGCCCGCTTCGACCAGTGGGTGACCGCGGCACCCCCCAGCACCGTCCCCGTCACCGCGACCCCCACCTCGGCGGGCCACTACACCGTCACCTTCGGCCGCAGCGCCCGCGCCACCGTGGAAGTCGCTCCCCACCACCCCACGACCCGTCCCACCCCCTGGCCCACCGACCCCGCCACCGAGCGCACCCCCGACCACACCGCACAGCTCGTCTACGCCGAGCGCTGGATGTTCCACGGCCCGGCCTTCCAGGGGCTCACCGCGCTCACCGCGATCGGCGAGTCGCATATACGCGGCACGCTCACCACACCCCCCGCGCCGGGAGCGCTGCTGGACAACGTCGGACAGCTCCTCGGCTACTGGATCATGGCGACCCGCACCGAACGGACCGTGGTCTTCCCGGTCGGCATGCGTCTGATGCGCTTCTTCGGCCCGCATCCAAGTCCCGGCACACCGGTGGAGTGCCTGATCAGGATCACCTCGCTGACCGATACCGCCCTGGAGGCCGACGCACAGTTGCTGATCGGCGGCGAGGTGTGGGCGGAGCTGTCGGGCTGGCAGGATCGCCGGTTCGACAACCACCCCGACACCCGCCCCGTGGAGCGCTTCCCACAGCGCAACACGCTGTCCCGACCCCAGCCGGGCGGCTGGGTGCTGCTCCATGAGCGCTGGCCCGATCTGGCCTCCCGCGATCTGATCATGCGTAACCACCTGGGCCGTGCCGAGCGCACGCAATATGAACACCAGCCGCCACGCGGCCGCAGACAGTGGCTGCTGGGCAGGATCGCGGCCAAGGACGCCGTACGGCGATGGCTCTGGGACCACGGCGAAGGCCCGGTCTTCCCCGCCGAGATCGGGATACGCGACGACGCCCAGGGGCGTCCGTACGCCATCGGCGTCCACGGCCGGACCCTGCCCGAACTGGCCCTCTCGCTGGCACACCGGGCCGAGGCCGGGGTCGCCCTCGTGGTGCCGCGCGCACACGGGGCCCCGGGCCCCGGTATCGCCCTCGAAGAGGTCGCCCACCGCGACGACCACGCCCTCGCGGCCGCCTTCGGCCGGGCCGAGCGGGATCTCCTCGCGACCGCGACGGCCGGGGGTCGCGAATCGCGTGCCCGCTGGGCCACCACCTTCCGGGCCGCGAAGGAGGCGGTCGCCACGGCGGAGGGCACCGCCCTACACAACCGGCCACATGCCCTCATCATCGCCGAGGCACTGCCGGGAGCCGATCACCCCGACGCGGCACCGGCCCGGCTCATCGTCGAGGTGGCGGCCACCGCCCCCGGTCAGCGCCCGCGCCGCTACCAGGTCCACTGCAGCACCATCGCCAACCCGCCCGGACTGCCGGACCGGGACTACGCCGTGGCCTGGACGACCGGCCCGGACCACCAGGAACAGGACGAGGAGAGCGACCAGTGA